In Miscanthus floridulus cultivar M001 chromosome 5, ASM1932011v1, whole genome shotgun sequence, one genomic interval encodes:
- the LOC136451282 gene encoding stigma-specific STIG1-like protein 1: protein MRNSTIFLMALALALIPLEQTVVATPPPPDLPLRRSRFLANVNFPPPSSFYDCKKSPSICLSSGSPGATCCQGTCVDTEHSFQHCGNCSKTCKYTQACCQGKCVNTFTDVKNCGGCGVKCRTKCTNGYCDYAA from the coding sequence ATGAGAAATTCCACCATCTTTCTCATGGCGCTCGCCCTTGCCCTCATCCCCCTTGAGCAAACGGTGGtggcgacgccgccgccgcctgatcTTCCCCTCAGGAGAAGTCGCTTCCTTGCCAACGTCAACttcccgccgccgtcgtcgttctACGACTGCAAGAAGTCGCCATCCATCTGCCTCTCGTCCGGAAGCCCCGGCGCGACGTGCTGCCAGGGCACATGCGTCGACACCGAGCACAGCTTCCAGCACTGCGGCAACTGCAGCAAGACGTGCAAGTACACGCAGGCCTGCTGCCAGGGCAAGTGCGTCAACACCTTCACCGACGTCAAGAACTGCGGCGGCTGCGGTGTCAAGTGCAGAACCAAGTGCACCAACGGCTACTGCGACTACGCAGCGTGA